Proteins from a single region of Verrucosispora sp. NA02020:
- a CDS encoding acyl-CoA dehydrogenase family protein: protein MSAVTTISPGLLDAALATAEPFRPDRVAELDRTETFPTDAVRLLDELGVPDWYVPARFGGASTDHTQLVEVVRTIARHDLTAAIAHAKTYLGAVCVWVAGDPERAERLGARIRAGAVVSWALTERGHGSDLVAGELTATECPDGYRLDGEKWPINNATRAGTVCVLARTSADAGARGHSLFLVDKDRLAPGSYRTLPKARTHGIRGADISGLAFDGAVVPPEALVGRPGAGLEIVLKALQLTRVMAAGLSLGAVDHARELTLRFVRERELYGRRLIELPHVRRSFGEISAAALVAESVVLFAGRAAGALTGEMSVYSAVAKALAPTLVDEAIARCGELLGARAFLTTVYADGAFQKLERDHRIVGIFDGNTFVNRHSLITQFPRLVAGWRQRVRDVAGLRGVEVGAGLHGVEVGAPTDPGRLELFSRTGCSLVQSLPFLVEQVRTTAPESVVRLAAYVLDSAERLHDEMAALPPQGVTAGVEAFDLARRYEWCLAAAAVLHRWSAEPARPELAATLALIVDRIGGHRPDPAAFDRLTDDLKELS from the coding sequence ATGAGCGCCGTCACCACCATCTCGCCGGGCCTGCTGGACGCCGCCCTGGCCACGGCCGAGCCGTTCCGCCCGGACCGGGTCGCCGAGCTGGACCGGACCGAGACGTTCCCCACCGACGCCGTACGTCTGCTGGACGAGCTGGGGGTTCCCGACTGGTACGTGCCGGCGCGCTTCGGCGGCGCGTCGACCGATCACACGCAGCTCGTCGAGGTGGTCCGGACGATCGCCCGGCACGACCTGACCGCCGCGATCGCGCACGCCAAGACCTACCTGGGCGCGGTCTGCGTCTGGGTGGCCGGTGACCCGGAACGGGCCGAGCGGCTCGGGGCGCGGATCCGGGCCGGTGCGGTGGTCTCCTGGGCGCTGACCGAGCGCGGGCACGGCAGCGACCTGGTGGCCGGCGAGCTGACCGCCACCGAGTGCCCGGACGGGTACCGCCTGGACGGCGAGAAGTGGCCGATCAACAACGCCACCCGGGCCGGGACGGTCTGCGTGCTCGCCCGCACCTCGGCCGACGCCGGGGCACGCGGCCACAGCCTGTTCCTGGTCGACAAGGACCGGCTCGCCCCGGGCAGCTACCGGACGTTGCCGAAGGCGCGTACGCACGGCATCCGGGGCGCGGACATCAGCGGCCTCGCCTTCGACGGTGCGGTGGTGCCGCCCGAGGCGCTGGTCGGGCGGCCCGGTGCGGGCCTGGAGATCGTGCTCAAGGCGCTCCAGTTGACCCGGGTGATGGCGGCCGGGCTCTCGCTCGGCGCCGTCGACCACGCCCGGGAGCTGACCCTGCGGTTCGTGCGGGAGCGGGAGCTCTACGGTCGTCGGCTGATCGAGTTGCCGCACGTGCGGCGCAGCTTCGGGGAGATCTCCGCCGCCGCGCTGGTGGCGGAGTCGGTGGTGCTGTTCGCCGGGCGGGCGGCCGGCGCGCTGACCGGCGAGATGAGCGTCTACTCGGCGGTGGCGAAGGCGCTGGCGCCGACCCTGGTCGACGAGGCGATCGCGCGGTGCGGCGAGCTGCTCGGCGCCCGCGCGTTCCTGACCACCGTGTACGCCGACGGCGCGTTCCAGAAGCTGGAGCGGGACCACCGCATCGTGGGCATCTTCGACGGCAACACCTTCGTCAACCGGCACTCGCTGATCACCCAGTTCCCGCGTCTGGTGGCCGGCTGGCGGCAACGGGTCCGGGACGTCGCCGGGCTGCGGGGCGTCGAGGTCGGCGCAGGGCTGCACGGCGTCGAGGTCGGCGCACCCACCGACCCGGGTCGCCTGGAGCTGTTCTCCCGCACCGGATGCAGCCTGGTGCAGAGCCTGCCCTTCCTGGTGGAGCAGGTCCGCACGACGGCGCCGGAGAGCGTGGTGCGGCTCGCCGCGTACGTCCTGGACTCCGCCGAGCGGCTGCACGACGAGATGGCCGCCCTGCCGCCGCAGGGCGTGACGGCCGGCGTCGAGGCGTTCGACCTGGCCCGACGGTACGAGTGGTGCCTGGCCGCCGCCGCCGTGCTGCACCGGTGGTCCGCCGAGCCGGCCCGGCCGGAACTGGCCGCCACGCTGGCCCTGATCGTCGACCGGATCGGCGGTCACCGGCCCGACCCCGCCGCCTTCGACCGGCTCACCGACGACCTCAAGGAGCTGTCATGA
- a CDS encoding fatty acyl-AMP ligase — protein MTSFSARMEVNVAQFGERTAFTYVADPMRDDAPISYSYAQIHDAARRVGALFQDRLAAGDRAMLLYPPGPQLALAVLGCLYSGVIPIVVPVPDGQQHRSQRLTAIVRNARAAALLTEERVAGDVATWAEAAGVGDLPRLVTDATALPDVGQFRALPDDPDRIAFLQYTSGSTSQPRGVVVTHGNLADNAGVYQRILGAPSDARHGGWLPMHHDFGLIGLFLSPLYVGSTTVHMPASVFLRHPQSWLFLVDRFDVQISPAPNFAYEMCLNRIAEERLAGLDLSRWRVAVNGAEPVQASTLARFRDRFAPYGLRPEAVGPGYGLAEATLAVSCVGQYRLPRITRVDAAHLSRGQARPVGPDTDEATRDLVGCGATSEMDIRIVDPERHVLLPDGEVGEIWLRGPSVARGYWENPEATAAVFDAETACGERGFLRTGDLGVRLDDELYISGRIKELLIIRGRNLYPQDLEAEARTVHPALALGVGAAFSVPVPEEQVVLVHEVRAGRATPEELARISAAVRHRLSREFGVEASVLLVRPGGVSRTTSGKIQRVAVRRAFQEGSLTGTYADLTPEVRSHLDATDRDRELAGVAR, from the coding sequence GTGACCAGCTTCAGTGCCCGGATGGAGGTCAACGTCGCGCAGTTCGGCGAGCGGACCGCGTTCACCTACGTGGCCGACCCGATGCGTGACGACGCCCCGATCAGCTACTCGTACGCCCAGATCCACGACGCGGCCCGCCGGGTCGGCGCGCTGTTCCAGGACCGGCTGGCCGCCGGCGACCGGGCGATGCTGCTCTATCCGCCGGGCCCGCAGTTGGCCCTCGCCGTCCTCGGCTGCCTGTACTCCGGCGTGATCCCGATCGTGGTGCCGGTGCCGGACGGGCAGCAGCACCGCAGCCAGCGGCTCACCGCGATCGTCCGCAACGCGCGGGCCGCCGCCCTGCTCACCGAGGAGCGGGTGGCCGGTGACGTGGCCACCTGGGCGGAGGCGGCCGGGGTGGGCGACCTGCCGCGTCTGGTGACCGACGCGACCGCGCTGCCCGACGTCGGACAGTTCCGTGCCCTGCCCGACGACCCGGACCGGATCGCCTTCCTCCAGTACACCTCCGGGTCCACCAGCCAGCCCCGGGGCGTCGTGGTGACGCACGGCAACCTGGCCGACAACGCCGGGGTCTACCAGCGCATCCTCGGCGCGCCGTCGGACGCCCGGCACGGCGGCTGGCTGCCGATGCACCACGACTTCGGCCTGATCGGGCTCTTCCTCTCCCCGCTGTACGTCGGCAGCACCACCGTGCACATGCCCGCCTCGGTGTTCCTGCGGCACCCGCAGAGCTGGTTGTTCCTGGTGGACCGCTTCGACGTGCAGATCTCCCCGGCACCCAACTTCGCCTACGAGATGTGCCTGAACCGGATCGCCGAGGAGAGGCTCGCCGGCCTGGACCTGTCCCGTTGGCGGGTCGCGGTCAACGGCGCCGAGCCGGTCCAGGCGAGCACGCTGGCCCGCTTCCGCGACCGGTTCGCGCCCTACGGCCTGCGGCCGGAGGCGGTCGGCCCCGGCTATGGGCTGGCCGAGGCGACGCTTGCGGTCTCCTGCGTCGGGCAGTACCGGCTTCCCCGCATCACCCGGGTCGACGCCGCGCACCTAAGCCGGGGGCAGGCCCGACCGGTCGGGCCGGACACCGACGAGGCCACCCGTGACCTGGTCGGCTGCGGCGCGACGTCCGAGATGGACATCCGCATCGTCGACCCGGAGCGCCACGTGCTGCTCCCCGACGGTGAGGTGGGCGAGATCTGGCTGCGCGGACCGAGCGTCGCGCGCGGGTACTGGGAGAACCCCGAGGCCACGGCCGCCGTCTTCGACGCGGAGACCGCCTGTGGCGAGCGCGGTTTCCTGCGCACCGGCGACCTCGGGGTACGCCTCGACGACGAGCTGTACATCTCCGGGCGGATCAAGGAGCTGCTGATCATCCGGGGCCGCAACCTGTATCCGCAGGACCTGGAGGCCGAGGCGCGCACCGTGCATCCCGCGCTGGCGCTCGGTGTCGGAGCCGCGTTCAGCGTGCCGGTGCCCGAGGAGCAGGTGGTCCTGGTGCACGAGGTACGGGCCGGCCGGGCGACGCCGGAGGAGCTGGCCCGGATCTCGGCGGCGGTGCGGCACCGGTTGTCCCGCGAGTTCGGCGTGGAGGCGAGCGTGCTGCTGGTCCGCCCGGGCGGGGTGTCCCGGACCACCAGCGGCAAGATCCAGCGGGTCGCGGTCCGTCGCGCCTTCCAGGAGGGCTCGCTCACCGGCACGTACGCCGACCTCACCCCGGAGGTCCGCTCCCACCTGGACGCCACCGACCGGGATCGTGAGCTGGCCGGGGTGGCCCGATGA
- a CDS encoding ferredoxin yields MTVLLTVAAERCLGAGHCVRLAPEVFDEDDHGTVVLLVAEPEPDRVPAVREAAHLCPNRAISIQTTQQERER; encoded by the coding sequence ATGACGGTCCTGCTCACCGTCGCGGCGGAGCGCTGTCTCGGCGCCGGGCACTGCGTCCGGCTCGCGCCGGAGGTGTTCGACGAGGACGACCACGGGACGGTCGTGCTGCTGGTGGCCGAGCCGGAGCCGGACCGGGTCCCGGCCGTGCGGGAGGCCGCACACCTGTGCCCCAACCGAGCGATCTCGATTCAGACGACTCAGCAGGAGCGTGAACGGTGA
- a CDS encoding cytochrome P450 — protein sequence MSRAVATEDITQLPELPLKRQCPYQPPEEYRELRERGTVTRARLFDGRPVWVVTGYAATRAILASPDTSVDVRQPAMPVPVPGMAGLRQSGSATIEALLRTDPPAHSRQRRAVLPSLTYKRISAWEPEIVRYTDAYLDRMLAESPPVDLLDVFAKPLVAEVLGRLLGVPEADVAHFQTVTYKRFNPVRSMTGYLTHLLTEGRDTLRDGQLRDLVERIDEGELTVEEATGLGIAIVLAGQDITVNTLGMSVLTLLTERTQLDLLRAEPERWPDAVEELLRYLSLTGATVRVATADLEVDGELIRAGEGIVLLLPGANRDAERFADPDVLDVRRAARGHLTFGFGIHQCVGQHLGRLELLIALRALFTRIPGLHLAVPVEQVPVKQGVVFGLGRLPVRW from the coding sequence GTGAGCAGAGCCGTGGCCACGGAAGACATCACGCAGCTACCCGAGCTGCCCCTGAAGCGTCAGTGCCCGTACCAGCCGCCGGAGGAATACCGGGAGCTGCGGGAGCGCGGGACGGTCACCCGGGCGCGGCTGTTCGACGGCCGTCCGGTCTGGGTCGTCACCGGGTACGCGGCGACCCGGGCGATCCTGGCCAGCCCGGACACCAGTGTGGACGTCCGGCAGCCGGCCATGCCGGTGCCGGTGCCCGGCATGGCGGGGCTGCGGCAGAGCGGTTCGGCGACCATCGAGGCGTTGCTGCGGACCGATCCGCCGGCGCACTCGCGGCAGCGGCGGGCGGTGCTGCCCAGCCTGACCTACAAGCGGATCAGCGCCTGGGAACCGGAGATCGTCCGGTACACCGACGCCTACCTGGACCGGATGCTGGCCGAGTCGCCGCCGGTGGACCTGCTCGACGTGTTCGCCAAGCCGCTGGTCGCGGAGGTCCTGGGTCGGCTGCTCGGGGTGCCGGAGGCGGACGTCGCGCACTTCCAGACGGTGACCTACAAGCGGTTCAATCCGGTCCGGTCGATGACCGGCTACCTGACCCACCTGCTCACCGAGGGTCGGGACACGCTGCGGGACGGCCAGTTGCGGGATCTGGTCGAGCGGATCGACGAGGGCGAGCTGACCGTCGAGGAGGCGACCGGCCTCGGCATCGCCATCGTGCTCGCCGGACAGGACATCACCGTCAACACGCTGGGCATGAGCGTGCTCACTCTGCTCACCGAGCGTACCCAGCTCGACCTGTTGCGGGCCGAGCCGGAGCGGTGGCCGGACGCGGTCGAGGAGCTGCTGCGGTACCTGTCGCTCACCGGTGCCACGGTCCGCGTCGCCACCGCCGACCTGGAGGTGGACGGCGAGCTGATCCGGGCCGGGGAGGGCATCGTGCTGCTGCTCCCCGGGGCCAACCGGGATGCGGAACGGTTCGCGGACCCCGACGTGCTGGACGTACGGCGGGCGGCACGCGGTCACCTGACCTTCGGCTTCGGCATCCACCAGTGCGTCGGCCAGCACCTGGGACGGCTGGAGCTGCTGATCGCGCTGCGGGCGCTGTTCACCCGGATCCCGGGGCTGCACCTGGCCGTACCGGTCGAGCAGGTCCCGGTCAAGCAGGGCGTGGTGTTCGGGCTCGGCCGGCTGCCGGTGCGGTGGTGA